The DNA window ACCATCACCGGTCTGCGTCCCGGCGAAAAACTCTATGAAGAGTTGCTGATCAGCAAAGACGAAATACCCACGCCGCATCCTAAAATCATGTGCGCGCGCGAGACATTTGACGTTGCCACCGATGTATCATCTGCCCTGCAGCGCCTGCGGCAGGCAATCGAAGAGAACGATGCGGGTGCCCTGCGCGCCGTGCTTCAGGATTATGTGGAAGGGTACCACCCGGCCCGGCACGATGTCACCGCTGCAGGCGTTCCGGAAAAAGTCTGAGGGTGCTGCGGCATGTGACACTGTTGCACCGATTACAATCTTGCTACCCTGAATGAGATTTGGCACTAGGACATGACCGTCACGGCTTCTGGTTACGTCTGGAAAAGGATCGGAAATGAAAAAACGCGTCATGATCGTCGGGTCAGGTTTTCGCGGGTTCTGCGACGCCCTGCACCTGATGAAGAACCCGGATCTGGAGATCCACATCGTCGACAGCGCACCGTTTTTTGGCGGAGTGATGCACTCGCTTGATATCAATGGATTTTCTGTTGATAAAGGTGTTCATATTTTCGACTCTATCCCGGTGTCACTCGCGGAAACGGTGACGGAAATAATGGACGGAAAAGTGCATGAGATAGATTTTGTCTCGGCTTCGGCATTCAACAATAAAGTGACCGAAGGATTCTCGCTGCCCGATCTGAACTCGCTGGATGATACCGCGATCAAGAAACAGATCCGCGAGGAGCTTCTGGCGCTTGCCCGCAACCCTGCTACGGATGCGCCGGCAACTCTTGAGGCACTTTTTGATCAGCGCTACGGCAAGACGGCCGGCCGGATTTTCTGCGATATCTTCCGGAAAGTATACGGTATTTCCGCTGACGAAGTGGAGCCCACAGCAATCGCGCAGACTTCCATGGGGCGCCTGAAGTTCCTTGACGATCCGGATATGCTGGACCTCAAAAAGGATCCCTTCCTCGACACGGTTCTTGCCGCCCGCCGCAAGGCCGTCGGCAAGGTTGATGATTTCGTCTCTATTTACCCCAGCGACGGGGATGCGATGCGCGGCTGGTGCAAACGGGCCGTGACCTGGCTTGAAAGCAAGGGCGTCAGAATTTCTCTGGGTACAAAAATTTCAAAAATCACCGAGCGGGCCGATACTGTCGAAGTTGAAACCGATAAGGGCACCTTTGAGGTCGAGACCCTGATCTGGTCGAATGACAGCCTTCGCGCCCTGGGCTCAGCGCTTAATATCGAGCGTGATGTGGATGGATTGCAGTACGGCACACCGATGCTGTTTGCGACGCTTTTCACCCAGGCCGACAAGGTGCGCGATTTCACATACCTGCAGAACTTTGATCCCGACCAGCTTACCTATCGCAGTGCTGCATCAGGTCGTTTCAGCCATCAGGTCCGTGAAGACGGCGTTTCATTCGTTACCTGCGAATGCCCGGCGGACGTTAATGGCACTTACTGGAACGATACTGATAAGCTTGCCGCAGATGTCTGGGACGAAATCAGATCGCTTGGTGTCGTCGAAAAGGATGCGGAACTGGCAGGGTTCGACGTCAAGCGCATCCCGGTCTCGTTCAAACTGGCCAGGCTGGGATATGCTGCGGCTTTCCGGGATTTTCACACCGATGTGGCATCACGGCACAAGCGGGTCATTCTGCGGGATGTGGTGCCGTTTTTCCGCCGCGATATTTATCTCGATTCCGCGCATCTGACCAATCTGGTCGCCTGACAGAATGGCGCGTCGCATACTGCTCATTTCTCTTGGCAGCATCGGGCGCCGTCACCTCAGAAACGTCAGAAAAATGTTGCCGGATGCAGAAATCTGCATCTGGCGTCACCGCCCCGGCGACACACCATCCGAAGCGGACGGCGCGGCC is part of the Roseobacter ponti genome and encodes:
- a CDS encoding NAD(P)-binding protein yields the protein MKKRVMIVGSGFRGFCDALHLMKNPDLEIHIVDSAPFFGGVMHSLDINGFSVDKGVHIFDSIPVSLAETVTEIMDGKVHEIDFVSASAFNNKVTEGFSLPDLNSLDDTAIKKQIREELLALARNPATDAPATLEALFDQRYGKTAGRIFCDIFRKVYGISADEVEPTAIAQTSMGRLKFLDDPDMLDLKKDPFLDTVLAARRKAVGKVDDFVSIYPSDGDAMRGWCKRAVTWLESKGVRISLGTKISKITERADTVEVETDKGTFEVETLIWSNDSLRALGSALNIERDVDGLQYGTPMLFATLFTQADKVRDFTYLQNFDPDQLTYRSAASGRFSHQVREDGVSFVTCECPADVNGTYWNDTDKLAADVWDEIRSLGVVEKDAELAGFDVKRIPVSFKLARLGYAAAFRDFHTDVASRHKRVILRDVVPFFRRDIYLDSAHLTNLVA